A single region of the Triticum dicoccoides isolate Atlit2015 ecotype Zavitan chromosome 2B, WEW_v2.0, whole genome shotgun sequence genome encodes:
- the LOC119365179 gene encoding heat stress transcription factor B-2a-like, with amino-acid sequence MASPALGAGTPPFLTKTYAMVDDPETDDTISWNESGTAFVVWRRAEFERDLLPKNFKHSNFASFVRQLNTYGFRKIGLDRWEFANECFRKGEKRLLGAIQRRKGSGAGAPPPAMMATPIATAIPISPTPTSSGGDAAVSSSPPPGLALVATGAMAELEEENARLRRENARLARELARARRVCDGVRHLVWRYDHGGDEVGEEDERHGAAGAKPMLFGVAIGRKRSREDGHGGGDEENGAEEDGEDEEEEQEHDDDDERHAARREQGKAMKTERSDLNVLSLSVRAAAAARPDGGSRDRSGNH; translated from the exons ATGGCGTCGCCGGCGCTGGGGGCGGGGACGCCGCCGTTCCTCACCAAGACGTACGCGATGGTGGACGACCCGGAGACCGACGACACCATCTCCTGGAACGAGTCCGGCACGGCGTTCGTGGTGTGGCGCCGCGCCGAGTTCGAGCGCGACCTCCTCCCCAAGAACTTCAAGCACAGCAACTTCGCCTCCTTCGTCCGCCAGCTCAACACCTAC GGATTCAGGAAGATAGGCCTTGACAGGTGGGAGTTCGCCAACGAGTGCTTCAGGAAAGGGGAGAAGCGCCTGCTCGGCGCGATACAGAGGCGGAAGGGATCTGGCGCCGGGGCGCCGCCGCCCGCGATGATGGCGACGCCGATTGCGACGGCGATTCCGATCTCGCCCACGCCGACGAGCTCCGGCGGGGACGCCGCGgtctcgtcgtcgccgccgcccgggCTGGCGCTGGTGGCCACCGGCGCGATGGCCGAGTTGGAGGAGGAGAACGCGCGGCTGCGGCGCGAGAACGCGAGGCTGGCGCGGGAGCTCGCGCGCGCGCGGCGCGTCTGCGACGGCGTGCGGCACCTCGTCTGGCGGTATGACCACGGcggggatgaagtgggggaggaggACGAGAGGCACGGCGCCGCAGGCGCGAAGCCGATGCTATTCGGCGTCGCGATAGGGAGGAAGAGGTCGCGCGAGGATGGGCACGGGGGAGGGGATGAGGAAAATGGGGCagaggaggacggcgaagacgaggaggaggagcaagaacacgacgacgacgacgagaggCACGCCGCCCGGCGAGAACAAGGGAAGGCTATGAAGACGGAGCggtcggatctgaatgtgctttcgcTGTccgtgcgggcggcggcggcggcgaggcctgACGGAGGCTCGCGTGATCGTAGCGGAAACCACTAG